From the Topomyia yanbarensis strain Yona2022 unplaced genomic scaffold, ASM3024719v1 HiC_scaffold_149, whole genome shotgun sequence genome, the window tgtctatatgcctccgttaattgcaaaaatttatgtgtaaaatcaataggcataacgtttacttttttttgagtgtgggGTTTGTGAATGACaggtctgcagtcgttggtttaccaaccggttgtggtttagcaaacgacgactgtataccggctttggtcgtatcacgtggaatttccttagcagtctctgcgcaaggtttcccgtggtatAGCGGCTGATCACAATATTGGCATGTAGGAATCTGCTCTGGGTACGTgattagtgttcgttgagaatattcaacaccattaGGTGAagtgcatgtgaaagtcaagtaaggtTTTATTGAACGCACTATCACCACGCGAACGCAGTTTTGGagtcctgggaagaagttcctccaagtattttccgtaacactattcacctctccgtattttgacatgattttttttttaaaacggaggaactagtacgtggtgctaggtcatgtatctttatttcaatgctgtcaacatctatatatgttgggatactgtataaaatgtcattacattcgacgacgTGTTTCATGCTGTTCTGGGAagcaaatgattctgcttgactaatgtttttgaatatCATGAAAAACGACTAGATTTATCGGCAGTGCAtggaatatgatgatccggaaaACATTCAAATGTTTTCGCATCAGAAAGCACAGATCCTCGCGCATCTGATTATACAAACGATTCATTCTAACAGGCTTTAAAAGATAGGTCGGAAATTAGATGCGGCCTTGGTAATAGAGGAGAAGTATTGGAGATATCGGTAGTAGAGAAAACTATTATTCCATTGAAATACAGTCATGCTCATTTTGTGTCCCAGTTTTTCCAAGCGTAGATACTACAAAGTTTTTGTTGAGTATTTTACGAGATGAAGGACTTGACCTTTTCAAAAGTCGTTCTACTTTATTGGAAACTCCAAAGGACACAATTGTCCCAAAAAAATGCTGTCAACTCTCAACCCTTATACATGATTCAACAGTtatcattccactcagacaagaccatgcgcatTCTGCACGCATATTGATATTCTATGGATTAGTTCCCTAGTTGACCAAATAAACTCTGAACAAACAACGACAATGAGTTGGTCAATCCAAAAAATGTCACCTCGATTGGCACCCAGCGGATACGTGCtctcttacaatgccatcaaatcaacaaacattttaaattacatgcgacaaaatatgtgcaatttaaaAGATAgcaaaatgaaattaattaatttcatCTAACTGAATTTAATTAAGACTAAGGGAGACAATTGGGCTCTACACTGTTTTCGGACTTAAAAAGTCATTTCAAATAcgtgacgtttaaaatacgtaCACTTTTTAGgcgtaaaaagataaaatgatTTTATGCATTTGAGTTAAAAGACAACATCTTCCATTTAACCACCTTGACCCCCTTTTGTTGAGTTATCTGTAAAAAATGCTAGTTCATGTGGCTAAGTCTATTGTCAAGGAAGACCGAAAATCAATTAAAGTTTTAAAGATTGGATAAATATATTGCTGTATTTAGAAAGCTAAGCCTCGTTGATTGATGTAGTAGAAGAAGAATTTTATTCCTCATTTAATGACCCTATTTggacatttaaataaaaatagataGGGCTAttttttacaagaaatattatttgatttaacaattaaaacTGGGGGAGATCTTTTTGGTTTATTGTAAGGGAGGCAAATTATACTTTGGAACGACATTCACAAGGAAAATAAATTCATACAATAAAGCAGTAGGATCCGAATCAGGGTTAAGCAGTAGTTTTTGGGCCTGAAGACTGCGATCTGGCATCACAATCCTTGGCgcatgaccagacaacatgttcgatgttACGATAAGCGCCGCCACACTTCACGTTGCAAAAACATTCATAGAAACTGAGTCCAAACCTCCCTTTATATCGTATGAAACTGATGTCATTTGTTTTTTGCAGGTAAATTCCATTTGAGTTTCGGTTGAAAGCGTTCGTCTTTTGGCCTttacgaaagccaaattgtgtatcttaCAAAAAGCCATTTATTTTAATccactacagtcgtgattcgctggttagtCACTTTTTAACTGGGCCGCTTTTTatttggacctccgctagttggaccattgcccaactaaaaagcatttgAAAGCCAAAATAtcttgtcaaatttactttgacaatcaatctgacaatatttagggatgtgaacagatgcatttatgCTACTAACGTCtgttttggagagtttttgatatctgtcagtcggttcaactagcgaatcaaatccgttagttggacagaaggtgtggccaggatcattttctcgaatatttTCTACATTGAGCATTgcatcggtcgatacgagttgtgatcgaaGGTTGGTTTTCTTGATTTTGAAATGCCGATGACTCACCAGGCTTCGATAATGAGCGACAATGTTACCCCGCGGAATTTGTggaataaattcaataaaagtcTCTTAGTAGAGCTAGGCGGATTCTTCAACAAGCTGAATCCGATTCAGTTTAGCTTCGTGGCTTTATTGTTGAATTACAAGACAACATATGAGTACTCCATAATCGAAACGGTGTTTCCTTCGCGGATGAGCGGAGAGATGTGAAGCGATAGGGCTTCTGTTTCGGTACAGAGTCCGGACTGACCTTCTTTGCGACGTCAAATATCCAGCGGCTAGAATATTCCACACCTTCGTTAGTATTGTTTCGATTACGTATTCGTAAGTCCGTACCCCAAatagtgctcatcgctgtttttCTCTgaaatccgtcgacgaaccagcGTTTTTAGCTTTCATCGATGTTTTCatttgtatttctatttttcacttatatttgcagattttcggGCGATCAAACATCCAAAAAGCTCTTGTAAGCGAAGCGTATAGCTCAAAGCAACCTTTGTCTCACCATAGGTTAAGAGATCGTCCGCTGGTGTTTGCGCCGGGTTCTCGTTCCGTCTGAGcttaaggttggagagagaatcggcaaaaatcgaaaatgaaaaaagcagtttttttcacgagtgttagatcttcataaaaatcaatcagcagtactgtaacaacattttacataagctgattgatttttatggagatctaacactcggtgtgaaaaaactgcttttttcgttttcgatttttgacgattctctctccaaccttaaATCACGGTGCCGAGAATCAAATTTAGCAGACACTTGTACTCTTCCTCTGGATGAAGatcttgttttgattcgatgaTTTCAGATTAGGACCATATGTAGGTGTTCTTTTATCCTCTCGATTGTTATTGttaatgttatttatttataaaagtGTTAACCTCCAGGATCATTCATCTTTTTCTGGAAATCATTGCGGCcgttattgttttattgttaagagaatgatttgaaatttgttttaatGATCTGGATTCATCGGTggattaatattttgaaatcggttaaaaaaatgGAAGTTAAAAGCCTTTAATCAAATAGTGAACCTTTCTGcgatatttttctttttgtcaTGTTGTTCTACGTGGTTTTAGTATCAAAAATACCGATATTTTCGTATCGATTGGCTACGTAAATTTTGCTGTGTTGAGTGTTATCATCAGAGGAGAAACGCGCTAGATAAACGGCCAAATTGAATTGTTTCATGACGTTATGAACGCACTCCAACCGTTCGTTTCGTCTCTGTAGCGTTCGTTCGAAAACGCTTGCCTGACAGATCAACCAAGTGTCAAAAGTGAAACATcaacagagatgccagatttgcagacaagtctgcaaattcgcagacttttaatttaagctgcagattttttcgatgacgcagatatttgcagatttttccgtttggttgcagatatttgcagattttttagtttggttgcagatatttgcagatttttgaatataaaggcttttggttacactagcttgccGCTCATTTTTTgtacttcccagacttttaaaattattattgcagacatttgaaaaaggtacctggcatctctgaacATCAAAACATTCCGTCATTTGAGCAATTTGCTGTTCTTTTCTGTGCTGTTGTGTAGGTTCCGTACAATTTCTGTAGggcaaaccaaattaaatttaaaaatttagtcATCCGACATCGGGACGTGCTGTGTCGCATAGTTTAACCAGTGTTCTTTTCCATTTCCGACACAGCAGCGGTCCAAATTGGTTCTCCAAGCCGCAGTCGCGGAAGAAATCTAACGGCCAGCGAGCGACGGTGACTTTTGCGGATCAGCAGCAAGCTCTGCAAAAAACGCCACGGAAAGGTCATCGCGAGCCTAGTCCGCTTCTACAGCACCAGGTATCGTGGTCCAGCGTCGGCAGCCAATCGAGCGTAGGTGGCGAAAGTTTGTTTTCCAGACAAAACAGCATCCGGCGGAGCGGTACCAGCCAGAGTAGTAGCGCAAGTTACAGTGCCAGCAGGAGGCCGCCGCCACCGAGACGACCGAGGAGAATCATGGCCGATACCGAGAAGGAGGAAGCGGTTAACTTGGTAAGTGGTTTTTTGTGTTGCGCGTCTGGAGGTGGTACTGTTGGTACGAGATGTTAAATTGTGTGGCCTTGGGCTATTGTTGTTTAACCTCCGTGTTCTAGTGTTATCGCGATGTCCTCTTTGATTTACGAGTTTCGAGATatgaattatttattgtttGCTTGAAGATCACTGTCGAATCAGTGCCACTTGAGCGAATATTAAGCGTTTACCATTATTCGTTTATTAGCGTGGGGAGTGGGCAAACTTACGCTTGATAGACTGCTTGTATATTAGTTCTTTTCTGCGTCCTCAAGTAATGAGATTGATAGATTGAACTTTAGATGATAATGTCACTGTTATGTCGAGCCgtggctaaaaatgtttttcttcccTACGCAGCAAGTGGAGTTTGAATGGGTGCTACACGAAGAAGTTCATTCAGTGCTGAAACAGCTGCATACTATCCTGGTAGAATGTGCACATCGTTTTCCAGTACCTCTGTATGGAAACGAGGGCAAAAAGCAGGATAAATTCGTTTTGACGGCTGCCCCAGAACAACTTAAGTGTGTCGTCACACTAACGGGCGACAGTATCACTCATGCGGTTAGTTTCTTGACGGTATAAATCATAATATCGAAAAGTTATTTATTTTTCTCCTTTTTAGGATATTAACTTCAAGGTGCAGCGCCAGCAGCAGCAAACTCAACGGACCTCTATCACCCAGGATTACCCGTGGAAGATCCAACAGGTGCAGGACGCTGCCAATCACCTTCAGCAAGCAATAAATACCATTGATAATGTGGACAGCTCG encodes:
- the LOC131694777 gene encoding protein rogdi-like, which encodes MLKFSGPNWFSKPQSRKKSNGQRATVTFADQQQALQKTPRKGHREPSPLLQHQVSWSSVGSQSSVGGESLFSRQNSIRRSGTSQSSSASYSASRRPPPPRRPRRIMADTEKEEAVNLQVEFEWVLHEEVHSVLKQLHTILVECAHRFPVPLYGNEGKKQDKFVLTAAPEQLKCVVTLTGDSITHADINFKVQRQQQQTQRTSITQDYPWKIQQVQDAANHLQQAINTIDNVDSSYNFKTSDEVLHILGNILGALQRGRTSLVVPRKKPIDELMKSRNMKALSPNLPEDLAISFYIQSHKLIFVAYQLTNFQGTMKFDSCQAECSVPWLNEVLVLFTVALQLCQQLKDKISVFSQYKDFTVGSRSVSALSY